From Roseisolibacter agri, a single genomic window includes:
- the nuoH gene encoding NADH-quinone oxidoreductase subunit NuoH — MSVHVAGALALLQSYNPQVEHPGAGTFFVASLIKMILVFSVTMVLAALLTLAERKFSAWFQDRHGPNRVGPGGLLQPVADGLKNFVKEKTFPGVAYKPIFLIAPAMAFIPAMSTFAVIPFASPLPTPWGLIPMVVADLPIGFLYVLAVTSLSVYGLTLAGWSSNNKYALLGGLRSSAQMVSYEIAMGMSTIPVLLLAGNVSLPEIIQQQATMGWNVFLLSIAFFIFLVAAFAETNRLPFDLPEAESELVAGYHTEYSGMAFAMFPLSEYVAMITASGLMTTLFVGGWDVPFTLWDNTPPWTWVKTLVTLLMFGAKTLFFLFTYIWIRWTLPRFRYDQLMALGWKFMLPLALGYIVVIASAILTLDYLGVARGPLFGLILFALNAVLAVGVFVGIDRGRLISPTNTRARADEVRRLRAIALQRAAANRAGQLAGEAAD; from the coding sequence ATGAGCGTCCACGTCGCGGGCGCCCTCGCGCTGCTGCAGTCGTACAATCCGCAGGTCGAGCATCCGGGCGCGGGGACGTTCTTCGTCGCGAGCCTGATCAAGATGATCCTCGTGTTCAGCGTGACGATGGTGCTCGCCGCGCTGCTCACGCTGGCCGAACGGAAGTTCTCGGCGTGGTTCCAGGACCGGCACGGTCCGAACCGCGTCGGGCCCGGCGGGCTGCTGCAGCCCGTCGCGGACGGCCTCAAGAACTTCGTGAAGGAGAAGACGTTCCCGGGCGTCGCCTACAAGCCGATCTTCCTGATCGCGCCGGCGATGGCGTTCATCCCGGCGATGTCGACCTTCGCGGTGATCCCGTTCGCGTCGCCGCTGCCGACGCCGTGGGGCCTGATCCCGATGGTCGTCGCCGACCTGCCGATCGGCTTCCTGTACGTGCTCGCCGTGACGTCGCTCAGCGTGTACGGGCTGACGCTCGCCGGCTGGAGCTCGAACAACAAGTACGCGCTGCTCGGCGGCCTGCGCTCGAGCGCGCAGATGGTGTCGTACGAGATCGCGATGGGCATGTCGACGATCCCGGTGCTGCTGCTGGCCGGCAACGTCTCGCTGCCCGAGATCATCCAGCAGCAGGCGACGATGGGCTGGAACGTGTTCCTGCTCTCCATCGCCTTCTTCATCTTCCTCGTCGCCGCGTTCGCGGAGACGAACCGCCTGCCGTTCGACCTGCCGGAGGCCGAGTCGGAGCTGGTGGCGGGCTACCACACGGAGTACAGCGGGATGGCGTTCGCCATGTTCCCGCTCTCCGAGTACGTGGCGATGATCACCGCCAGCGGGCTGATGACGACGCTGTTCGTGGGCGGCTGGGACGTCCCGTTCACGCTCTGGGACAACACGCCGCCGTGGACGTGGGTGAAGACGCTCGTCACGCTGCTGATGTTCGGCGCCAAGACGCTCTTCTTCCTGTTCACGTACATCTGGATCCGCTGGACGCTGCCGCGCTTCCGCTACGACCAGCTGATGGCGCTGGGGTGGAAGTTCATGCTGCCGCTGGCGCTCGGCTACATCGTGGTGATCGCATCGGCGATCCTGACGCTCGACTACCTCGGCGTGGCGCGCGGGCCGCTGTTCGGCCTGATCCTCTTCGCGCTCAACGCGGTGCTGGCGGTCGGCGTCTTCGTGGGGATCGACCGCGGGCGACTCATCAGCCCGACGAACACCCGCGCGCGCGCCGACGAGGTGCGCCGGCTGCGCGCGATCGCGCTGCAGCGGGCCGCCGCGAACCGCGCCGGGCAGCTGGCCGGCGAAGCCGCCGACTGA
- a CDS encoding 2Fe-2S iron-sulfur cluster-binding protein produces the protein MADVKQVTLTIEGRQVVVPEGTSILEAAKYAGVLIPHYCYHPGLPVAGVCRMCLVEVEKFPKLAPACATAVGEGQVVHVHSEKALEARKGVLEFLLINHPLDCPICDQAGECELQDYTFQEGRADSRYMEPKRFNPVEDFGGDVLYVTNRCILCTRCVRFMDKVAQDSVLNVSERGDRAVIGIHPEHDLGDHAWSGNVIDLCPVGALVSKDFLNKARAWELDRTASVCPNCTQGCNSILETRDDTVVRMRPRPNEAVNQYFLCDQGRLDYRWLERRDRAELPYVRTNGRGDATELKAADWDVALRDAAALLNGRRAHVLVSPMLSNESLGLLARLVARTGGTGVYTVATGPEAPLPGVPDLSLRADRAANVIGAELFGFERRDAAAMLNGLQSGDVLVVADEELAAAPPTLPAGVRILVLGTTVPAWAAGADIVLPIANMAEEEGTFTNIRGRVQRFMQAKAAPGLARPSWYVLGDLLAAMGDGEGYFTASDAFRAIAGAHASFAGLSYDTLGLRGALVADAERFAAEPAMAGAA, from the coding sequence ATGGCCGACGTGAAGCAGGTCACGCTCACCATCGAGGGCCGACAGGTCGTGGTCCCCGAGGGCACGAGCATCCTCGAAGCGGCGAAGTACGCCGGCGTGCTCATCCCGCACTACTGCTACCACCCGGGGCTCCCGGTGGCCGGCGTGTGCCGCATGTGCCTCGTCGAGGTCGAGAAGTTCCCGAAGCTCGCGCCCGCGTGCGCCACCGCCGTCGGCGAGGGGCAGGTGGTGCACGTGCACTCCGAGAAGGCGCTGGAGGCCCGCAAGGGCGTGCTCGAGTTCCTGCTCATCAACCATCCGCTCGACTGCCCGATCTGCGATCAGGCGGGCGAGTGCGAGCTGCAGGACTACACCTTCCAGGAAGGGCGCGCGGACTCGCGGTACATGGAGCCCAAGCGCTTCAACCCGGTGGAGGACTTCGGCGGCGACGTCCTGTACGTCACCAACCGCTGCATCCTCTGCACGCGCTGCGTGCGCTTCATGGACAAGGTGGCGCAGGACTCCGTGCTCAACGTCAGCGAGCGCGGCGACCGGGCGGTCATCGGCATCCATCCCGAGCACGACCTCGGCGACCATGCGTGGTCGGGCAACGTGATCGACCTCTGCCCGGTGGGCGCGCTCGTCTCGAAGGACTTCCTGAACAAGGCACGCGCGTGGGAGCTGGATCGCACCGCCTCGGTGTGCCCCAACTGCACGCAGGGGTGCAACAGCATCCTCGAGACGCGCGACGACACCGTCGTGCGCATGCGGCCGCGTCCCAACGAGGCGGTGAACCAGTACTTCCTCTGCGACCAGGGCCGCCTCGACTACCGCTGGCTGGAGCGCCGCGATCGCGCCGAGCTGCCGTACGTGCGCACCAACGGCCGCGGTGACGCGACGGAGCTGAAGGCCGCCGACTGGGACGTGGCGCTGCGCGACGCCGCGGCGCTGCTGAACGGCCGCCGCGCGCACGTCCTCGTGTCGCCGATGCTGTCGAACGAGTCGCTCGGCCTGCTCGCGCGCCTCGTGGCGCGCACGGGCGGCACCGGCGTCTACACCGTGGCGACGGGTCCCGAGGCGCCGCTGCCCGGCGTGCCGGACCTGTCGCTGCGCGCGGACCGCGCGGCGAACGTGATCGGCGCGGAGCTGTTCGGCTTCGAGCGCCGCGACGCGGCGGCAATGCTGAATGGGCTGCAGTCGGGCGACGTGCTGGTGGTCGCGGACGAGGAGCTCGCGGCCGCGCCGCCGACGCTTCCCGCCGGCGTGCGCATCCTGGTCCTCGGCACGACGGTCCCCGCGTGGGCGGCCGGCGCCGACATCGTGCTCCCCATCGCCAACATGGCGGAGGAGGAGGGCACCTTCACCAACATCCGCGGCCGCGTGCAGCGATTCATGCAGGCGAAGGCGGCGCCCGGGCTGGCGCGGCCCAGCTGGTACGTGCTCGGCGACCTGCTCGCCGCGATGGGCGACGGCGAGGGCTACTTCACCGCGTCGGACGCGTTCCGCGCGATCGCCGGCGCGCACGCGAGCTTCGCCGGCCTGTCGTACGACACGCTGGGCCTCCGCGGCGCGCTGGTGGCGGACGCCGAGCGCTTCGCGGCGGAGCCGGCGATGGCGGGGGCGGCATGA
- the nuoF gene encoding NADH-quinone oxidoreductase subunit NuoF — MGYPHRSHERETPVLSKHFGDPAARTLQGWRERGGYVALEKALKMDPAEIQTIVKDSGLRGRGGAGFPTGVKWSFMKPDGKQHYLCCNADESEPGTFKDREIMRWTPHALVEGVALGAYAIYATVAYIYIRGEFTEPLEQVRAAVKEAYAAGILGENAMGSGKTVHVHVHQGAGAYICGEETALMNSLEGRRGNPRIKPPFPAVAGLFGQPTTINNVETLTAVPHILNNGAEWYKQFGRPDNPKSVGTKLFSVCGNAARPGNYEVPLGFNFGEFLWDLCGGAANGREIKAVIPGGSSVPFLTAEECRTAIMDYEGFVAAGSMLGSGGVIVFDDQQDMVRQIARLCRFYAHESCAQCSQCREGTAWTTKIMERISAGDGTVRDFDTLLSIADNMTGKTICVLSDSCATPVVSGLKKFRHEFEAKLKPTPGVVGYGSTATAAAAPRAASPTA; from the coding sequence ATGGGCTATCCCCACCGCTCGCACGAGCGCGAGACTCCCGTCCTCTCGAAGCACTTCGGCGACCCGGCCGCGCGCACCCTGCAGGGGTGGCGCGAGCGCGGCGGCTACGTCGCGCTCGAGAAGGCGCTGAAGATGGACCCGGCCGAGATCCAGACGATCGTCAAGGACTCCGGCCTGCGCGGCCGCGGCGGCGCCGGCTTCCCGACGGGCGTGAAGTGGAGCTTCATGAAGCCCGACGGCAAGCAGCACTACCTGTGCTGCAACGCCGACGAGTCGGAGCCGGGCACGTTCAAGGACCGCGAGATCATGCGCTGGACGCCGCACGCCCTGGTCGAGGGCGTGGCGCTCGGCGCGTACGCGATCTACGCCACCGTCGCCTACATCTACATCCGCGGCGAGTTCACCGAGCCGCTGGAGCAGGTGCGCGCCGCGGTGAAGGAGGCGTATGCCGCCGGCATCCTCGGCGAGAACGCGATGGGCAGCGGCAAGACGGTGCACGTGCACGTGCACCAGGGCGCCGGCGCCTACATCTGCGGCGAGGAGACGGCGCTCATGAACTCGCTGGAGGGGCGCCGCGGCAATCCGCGCATCAAGCCGCCCTTCCCGGCGGTCGCGGGCCTGTTCGGGCAGCCGACGACGATCAACAACGTCGAGACGCTGACCGCGGTGCCGCACATCCTGAACAACGGCGCCGAGTGGTACAAGCAGTTCGGCCGCCCGGACAACCCGAAGAGCGTCGGCACCAAGCTGTTCTCGGTGTGCGGCAACGCCGCGCGCCCGGGCAACTACGAGGTGCCGCTCGGCTTCAACTTCGGCGAGTTCCTGTGGGACCTCTGCGGCGGCGCCGCGAACGGCCGCGAGATCAAGGCCGTGATCCCGGGCGGCTCCTCGGTGCCGTTCCTGACGGCCGAGGAGTGCCGCACCGCGATCATGGACTACGAGGGCTTCGTCGCGGCGGGCTCGATGCTCGGCTCCGGCGGCGTCATCGTCTTCGACGATCAGCAGGACATGGTGCGGCAGATCGCGCGCCTGTGCCGCTTCTACGCTCACGAGAGCTGCGCGCAGTGCTCCCAGTGCCGCGAGGGCACCGCGTGGACGACGAAGATCATGGAGCGCATCTCGGCCGGCGACGGCACGGTGCGCGACTTCGACACGCTGCTCTCGATCGCCGACAACATGACCGGCAAGACGATCTGCGTGCTCAGCGACAGCTGCGCGACGCCGGTCGTGTCCGGCCTCAAGAAGTTCCGGCACGAGTTCGAGGCCAAGCTGAAGCCCACGCCGGGCGTGGTGGGCTACGGCAGCACGGCCACCGCCGCCGCGGCGCCCCGCGCCGCGAGCCCGACGGCCTGA
- the nuoE gene encoding NADH-quinone oxidoreductase subunit NuoE: MTFGPSTPKPSPDQLTAHGAEHDHGPYEAVFTGAARAELDELLTRYPNKMAALLPALWIVQRERGWVSDDAMAEVADVLALTPAYVKGVVTFYTMYHQHPVGRYFIQVCTTTPCHVCGAEGVVDAFLQHTGCGELGVTSADGRFTVIEVECLGACGFATPVMINEQFLESVTPARVPEILAALT, from the coding sequence GTGACCTTCGGCCCCTCGACGCCCAAGCCGTCCCCCGACCAGCTGACGGCGCACGGCGCGGAACACGACCACGGCCCGTACGAGGCGGTGTTCACGGGCGCCGCGCGCGCGGAGCTCGACGAGCTGCTGACGCGCTACCCGAACAAGATGGCGGCGCTGCTGCCCGCGCTCTGGATCGTGCAGCGCGAGCGCGGCTGGGTGAGCGACGACGCGATGGCCGAGGTGGCCGACGTGCTGGCGCTGACGCCCGCCTACGTGAAGGGCGTGGTGACGTTCTACACGATGTACCACCAGCACCCGGTGGGGCGGTACTTCATCCAGGTGTGCACCACCACGCCGTGCCACGTGTGCGGGGCGGAGGGCGTCGTCGACGCCTTCCTGCAGCACACGGGCTGCGGCGAGCTCGGTGTCACCTCCGCCGACGGCCGCTTCACGGTGATCGAGGTCGAGTGCCTCGGCGCGTGCGGCTTCGCCACGCCGGTGATGATCAACGAGCAGTTCCTGGAGTCGGTGACGCCGGCGCGCGTCCCCGAGATCCTGGCCGCGCTGACCTGA
- the nuoD gene encoding NADH dehydrogenase (quinone) subunit D, with protein sequence MPTTKRTVEVALSTTGLGPDGRPQRVPLVVDDRGQVVPMEAPPGLEPDLAGEHMLINIGPQHPATHGVLRLVLELDGETVVRCIPHVGYLHCGFEKIGEYRQYNQIIPWTDREDYLNSPGNNVAFALGAERLFGIEITPRCTVLRVITMELSRIMSHLVWMGTTAVDLGAFTPFLWTFQERENIYNLLEGWVGARLTTSLTRVGGMAADIPDGWMDGLRKFVKGFPKTLAEADKMLTRNAIWVGRTVGLGVMTGDEALNYGLSGPMLRASGVAYDVRKDFPYLDYETYDFDVCVGTHGDVYDRYLVRMEEMLQSIRILEQAIERLPDGPINVEDPRIILPPKRKATSEMESMIHHFKLVMEGPRPPVGECYVPVESPKGEKGYYMVSDGTSKPVRWRIRPPAFINLSAIPKMVEGHLLSDVIVVNASIDIVMGEVDR encoded by the coding sequence ATGCCCACCACCAAGCGAACCGTCGAAGTCGCCCTCTCCACGACCGGCCTCGGTCCCGACGGCCGGCCGCAGCGCGTGCCGCTCGTCGTGGACGACCGCGGGCAGGTCGTGCCGATGGAGGCGCCGCCCGGGCTGGAGCCCGACCTCGCGGGCGAGCACATGCTGATCAACATCGGCCCGCAGCACCCGGCGACCCACGGCGTGCTGCGCCTGGTGCTCGAGCTGGACGGCGAGACCGTCGTGCGCTGCATCCCGCACGTCGGCTACCTGCACTGCGGCTTCGAGAAGATCGGCGAGTACCGGCAGTACAACCAGATCATCCCCTGGACGGACCGCGAGGACTACCTCAACTCGCCGGGGAACAACGTCGCCTTCGCGCTCGGCGCGGAGCGGCTGTTCGGCATCGAGATCACGCCGCGCTGCACGGTGCTGCGCGTGATCACGATGGAGCTGTCGCGCATCATGTCGCACCTCGTCTGGATGGGCACGACGGCGGTGGACCTGGGCGCGTTCACGCCGTTCCTGTGGACGTTCCAGGAACGCGAGAACATCTACAACCTGCTCGAGGGCTGGGTCGGCGCGCGCCTCACGACGTCGCTGACGCGCGTCGGGGGCATGGCGGCCGACATCCCCGACGGGTGGATGGACGGGCTGCGCAAGTTCGTGAAGGGCTTCCCCAAGACGCTGGCCGAGGCGGACAAGATGCTGACCCGGAACGCGATTTGGGTCGGCCGCACGGTGGGCCTAGGCGTGATGACCGGCGACGAGGCGCTGAACTACGGCCTCTCGGGCCCGATGCTGCGCGCGTCCGGCGTCGCGTACGACGTGCGCAAGGACTTCCCGTACCTCGACTACGAGACGTACGACTTCGACGTCTGCGTGGGCACGCACGGCGACGTGTACGACCGCTACCTGGTCCGCATGGAGGAGATGCTGCAGAGCATCCGCATCCTGGAGCAGGCGATCGAGCGGCTGCCGGACGGCCCGATCAACGTCGAGGACCCGCGCATCATCCTCCCGCCCAAGCGCAAGGCGACGAGCGAGATGGAGAGCATGATCCATCACTTCAAGCTCGTGATGGAGGGCCCGCGGCCGCCGGTCGGTGAGTGCTACGTGCCGGTCGAGAGCCCGAAGGGCGAGAAGGGCTACTACATGGTGTCCGACGGCACCAGCAAGCCGGTGCGCTGGCGCATCCGCCCGCCGGCGTTCATCAACCTGTCGGCCATCCCGAAGATGGTCGAGGGGCACCTGCTCTCCGACGTGATCGTGGTCAACGCCAGCATCGACATCGTGATGGGCGAGGTGGACCGGTGA
- a CDS encoding NADH-quinone oxidoreductase subunit C has protein sequence MTPTTPIQIPGSAAPHDAPRTPKQIPHRGGTPNPSAADLQAQFGAAVLRVDVVWGETTVVVETARVLDIVRWLHDDPSQRYDYLVDVTAVEFRDLEQPLEVVWHLRSLPYRRFLRLKALLPKGAPLEVPSVWPVYHGADWLERECFDMFGIRFAGHPDLRRILMWEQYKEGFPLRKDFPLRGRFSRAEQLKQALAANPEARYSMEELTVAEAFAELPDEMRRRLASGEVTGE, from the coding sequence GTGACCCCGACGACGCCGATCCAGATCCCGGGGTCCGCGGCTCCGCACGACGCGCCCCGGACCCCGAAGCAGATCCCCCATCGTGGGGGCACGCCGAACCCCAGCGCCGCCGACCTGCAGGCGCAGTTCGGCGCGGCCGTGCTGCGCGTGGACGTCGTGTGGGGCGAGACGACCGTCGTCGTCGAGACCGCGCGCGTGCTCGACATCGTGCGCTGGCTGCACGACGACCCGTCGCAGCGCTACGACTACCTCGTCGACGTCACCGCGGTCGAGTTCCGCGACCTCGAGCAGCCGCTCGAGGTGGTCTGGCACCTCCGCTCGCTGCCGTACCGCCGCTTCCTCCGCCTCAAGGCGCTGCTGCCCAAGGGCGCGCCGCTGGAGGTGCCGAGCGTGTGGCCCGTGTACCACGGCGCGGATTGGCTGGAGCGCGAGTGCTTCGACATGTTCGGCATCCGCTTCGCCGGCCATCCCGACCTGCGCCGCATCCTGATGTGGGAGCAGTACAAGGAAGGCTTCCCGTTGCGGAAGGACTTCCCGCTGCGCGGCCGCTTCAGCCGCGCGGAGCAGCTGAAGCAGGCGCTCGCCGCGAATCCGGAGGCGCGCTACTCGATGGAGGAGCTGACGGTCGCCGAGGCGTTCGCCGAGCTGCCCGACGAGATGCGCCGACGCCTCGCCAGCGGCGAGGTGACCGGCGAGTAA
- a CDS encoding NADH-quinone oxidoreductase subunit B, whose protein sequence is MGLITRPDGTAAERRDDGRQVVSVDPVTQEGWVTSRLDFLVNWARANSMWPMPFGTACCAIEFMATAASKYDLARFGMERLSFSPRQADVLLCAGRVPLKLAPVIRRIYQQMPQPKWVIAMGACASTGGMFDNYAVVQGIDNIIPVDVYVPGCPPRPEALMYGIMMLQKKVMGERLRDEALRHEMIPDPESQLYIPPSAIDELSEPFGNSVHQTRSGL, encoded by the coding sequence ATGGGACTGATCACCCGCCCCGACGGGACCGCGGCCGAGCGCCGCGACGACGGCCGGCAGGTCGTCTCGGTCGACCCCGTGACGCAGGAAGGGTGGGTCACCTCCCGCCTCGACTTCCTGGTCAACTGGGCGCGCGCCAACTCGATGTGGCCGATGCCCTTCGGGACCGCGTGCTGCGCCATCGAGTTCATGGCGACGGCCGCCAGCAAGTACGACCTGGCGCGCTTCGGCATGGAGCGCCTGAGCTTCTCGCCACGCCAGGCCGACGTGCTGCTGTGCGCCGGGCGCGTGCCGCTCAAGCTCGCGCCGGTGATCCGCCGCATCTACCAGCAGATGCCGCAGCCCAAGTGGGTGATCGCGATGGGCGCGTGCGCCAGCACGGGCGGCATGTTCGACAACTACGCGGTGGTGCAGGGAATCGACAACATCATCCCGGTCGACGTCTACGTGCCCGGCTGCCCGCCGCGGCCCGAGGCGCTGATGTACGGGATCATGATGCTGCAGAAGAAGGTCATGGGCGAGCGGCTCCGCGACGAGGCGCTGCGCCACGAGATGATCCCCGACCCCGAGTCCCAGCTCTACATCCCGCCGTCGGCCATCGACGAGCTGTCGGAGCCGTTCGGGAACTCGGTGCACCAGACGCGGTCCGGCCTGTGA
- a CDS encoding NADH-quinone oxidoreductase subunit A, with protein MVRSYFPLLLLFGFVALNAVLILGISAVTLRPRPTPIKSQPYESGMSPLGDARERFSVKFYLVAMLFIIFDIETVFMIPWGVAFRQLSCAVALTPTGCPAGQVSFFGLGEMLVFIGILLVGFAYVWKKGALQWD; from the coding sequence TCCTCCTGCTGTTCGGCTTCGTGGCCCTGAACGCCGTGCTGATCCTCGGGATCAGCGCCGTGACGCTCCGGCCGCGCCCGACCCCGATCAAGTCGCAGCCCTACGAGTCGGGCATGTCCCCGCTCGGCGACGCCCGGGAGCGCTTCAGCGTCAAGTTCTACCTGGTCGCGATGTTGTTCATCATCTTCGACATCGAGACCGTCTTCATGATCCCGTGGGGCGTCGCGTTCCGGCAGCTGTCCTGCGCGGTCGCGCTCACGCCCACCGGCTGCCCCGCCGGGCAGGTGTCGTTCTTCGGCCTCGGCGAGATGCTCGTCTTCATCGGCATCCTGCTCGTGGGCTTCGCCTACGTCTGGAAGAAGGGGGCGCTGCAATGGGACTGA